One genomic segment of Tursiops truncatus isolate mTurTru1 chromosome 11, mTurTru1.mat.Y, whole genome shotgun sequence includes these proteins:
- the NEMP1 gene encoding nuclear envelope integral membrane protein 1 isoform X2 — protein sequence MLQESQVYYMNTSQQSCYKNVLIPKWHDIWTQIQIRVNSSKLVRVTQVENEDKLKELEKFSIWNFFSSFLKEKLNDTSVNVGLYSTKTCLKVEIIEEDTKYSVTVTRRFDPKLFLIFLLGLILFFCGDLLSRSQIFYYSTGMSVGIVTSLLIIIFMLSKFMPKKSPIYIILVGGWSFSLYLIQLVFKNLQEIWRCYWQYLLSYVLAVGFMSFAVCYKYGPLENERSINLLTWTLQLMGLCFMYSSIQIPHIALAIIITALCTKSVEYPIHWLYITYRKMCNATEKTVPPRLLTEEEYRIQGEVETRKALEKLREYCNSPDCPAWKTVSRIQSPKRFADFVEGSFHLTPNEVSVHEQEYGLESIIAQDELYEETSSEEEDLDSRYPPITQQNSFLT from the exons ATGCTTCAGGAATCCCAAGTTTATTATATGAATACCAGTCAACAATCCTGTTATAAAAATGTGCTTATCccgaagtggcatgatatatggACACAGATACAG ATTCGGGTAAATAGTTCCAAACTGGTCCGAGTCACCCAGGTGGAGAATGAGGATAAACTGAAGGAGCTAGAGAAGTTTAGTATCTGgaactttttttcctcctttttaaaagagaaattgaatGACACCTCTGTTAACGTGGGTCTATACAGCACAAAAACCTGCCTCAAAGTTGAGATTATAGAGGAAGACACCAAGTACAGTGTCACTGTGACCCGGA gatTTGACCCCAAactcttcctcatttttctccttggacttattctatttttttgtggTGACTTGCTGAGCAG AAGTCAAATCTTCTACTATTCCACTGGGATGAGTGTGGGAATTGTGACCTCTTTACTAATCATCATTTTTATGCTGTCCAAGTTTATGCCCAAG AAAAGTCCCATTTACATCATCCTGGTAGGAGGCTGGTCCTTTTCTCTGTACCTCATTcagctagtttttaaaaatttacaagagATCTGGAGATGTTATTGGCAGTATCTTTTAA GCTATGTCCTTGCAGTTGGATTCATGAGTTTTGCAGTCTGTTACAAGTATGGGCCCTTGGAGAATGAACGAAGTATCAACCTGCTGACTTGGACCTTGCAGCTGATGGGCTTATGTTTCATGTATTCCAGTATCCAGATACCACACATTGCCCTTGCCATTATCATCACTGCACTGTGTACTAAGAGCGTGGAGTACCCTATTCACTGGCTGTACATCACCTACAG AAAGATGTGTAATGCAACAGAAAAGACTGTCCCCCCTCGTCTTCTGACAGAAGAAGAATATCGGATACAAGGAGAGGTAGAGACCCGAAAGGCTTTAGAGAAGCTTAGAGAATACTGCAACAGTCCAGACTGCCCGGCTTGGAAGACTGTTTCTCGAATCCAGTCTCCAAAAAG atttgcTGACTTTGTGGAAGGATCTTTCCACCTCACACCCAATGAGGTTTCTGTCCATGAGCAGGAATATGGGTTAGAGAGCATTATTGCCCAGGATGAACTCTATGAAGAAACATCCTCTGAAGAGGAGGACTTAGATTCTCGGTACCCCCCCATCACACAACAGAACAGCTTCTTGACTTAG
- the NEMP1 gene encoding nuclear envelope integral membrane protein 1 isoform X1 yields the protein MAGGMKVAVLSAVGAGPWSWGAGGGGAVRLLLVLSGCLVCGSAGIDLNVVMLQESQVYYMNTSQQSCYKNVLIPKWHDIWTQIQIRVNSSKLVRVTQVENEDKLKELEKFSIWNFFSSFLKEKLNDTSVNVGLYSTKTCLKVEIIEEDTKYSVTVTRRFDPKLFLIFLLGLILFFCGDLLSRSQIFYYSTGMSVGIVTSLLIIIFMLSKFMPKKSPIYIILVGGWSFSLYLIQLVFKNLQEIWRCYWQYLLSYVLAVGFMSFAVCYKYGPLENERSINLLTWTLQLMGLCFMYSSIQIPHIALAIIITALCTKSVEYPIHWLYITYRKMCNATEKTVPPRLLTEEEYRIQGEVETRKALEKLREYCNSPDCPAWKTVSRIQSPKRFADFVEGSFHLTPNEVSVHEQEYGLESIIAQDELYEETSSEEEDLDSRYPPITQQNSFLT from the exons CCGGAATTGATTTAAACGTGGTCATGCTTCAGGAATCCCAAGTTTATTATATGAATACCAGTCAACAATCCTGTTATAAAAATGTGCTTATCccgaagtggcatgatatatggACACAGATACAG ATTCGGGTAAATAGTTCCAAACTGGTCCGAGTCACCCAGGTGGAGAATGAGGATAAACTGAAGGAGCTAGAGAAGTTTAGTATCTGgaactttttttcctcctttttaaaagagaaattgaatGACACCTCTGTTAACGTGGGTCTATACAGCACAAAAACCTGCCTCAAAGTTGAGATTATAGAGGAAGACACCAAGTACAGTGTCACTGTGACCCGGA gatTTGACCCCAAactcttcctcatttttctccttggacttattctatttttttgtggTGACTTGCTGAGCAG AAGTCAAATCTTCTACTATTCCACTGGGATGAGTGTGGGAATTGTGACCTCTTTACTAATCATCATTTTTATGCTGTCCAAGTTTATGCCCAAG AAAAGTCCCATTTACATCATCCTGGTAGGAGGCTGGTCCTTTTCTCTGTACCTCATTcagctagtttttaaaaatttacaagagATCTGGAGATGTTATTGGCAGTATCTTTTAA GCTATGTCCTTGCAGTTGGATTCATGAGTTTTGCAGTCTGTTACAAGTATGGGCCCTTGGAGAATGAACGAAGTATCAACCTGCTGACTTGGACCTTGCAGCTGATGGGCTTATGTTTCATGTATTCCAGTATCCAGATACCACACATTGCCCTTGCCATTATCATCACTGCACTGTGTACTAAGAGCGTGGAGTACCCTATTCACTGGCTGTACATCACCTACAG AAAGATGTGTAATGCAACAGAAAAGACTGTCCCCCCTCGTCTTCTGACAGAAGAAGAATATCGGATACAAGGAGAGGTAGAGACCCGAAAGGCTTTAGAGAAGCTTAGAGAATACTGCAACAGTCCAGACTGCCCGGCTTGGAAGACTGTTTCTCGAATCCAGTCTCCAAAAAG atttgcTGACTTTGTGGAAGGATCTTTCCACCTCACACCCAATGAGGTTTCTGTCCATGAGCAGGAATATGGGTTAGAGAGCATTATTGCCCAGGATGAACTCTATGAAGAAACATCCTCTGAAGAGGAGGACTTAGATTCTCGGTACCCCCCCATCACACAACAGAACAGCTTCTTGACTTAG